The window ATCGCGCCTGCGGCTACTCTACCGATTGTCTCTCGCGCCGAAGATCTGCCGCCACCCTGCCAGTTGCGGATGCCGTATTTAGCGTCGTAAGTAGCATCGGCGTGGGAAGGGCGATATTTCTGGGCCATTTCATCGTAATCTTGCGGGCGGGTATCTTGATTTTTCACCAAAATTGCGATCGGCGTTCCCAGCGTTTTGCCTTCAAACACGCCTGATAGGATTTCGCAGGTGTCACTTTCTTTGCGCGGGGTGACGATTTTGCTTTGTCCCGGACGCCGCCTGTCTAATTCTACTTGAATCTCTTCGGCAGATATTTCCAGTCGGGGTGGGCAACCATCAATTACGACTCCCACGCCGCCGCCGTGGGATTCGCCAAATGTAGTGATGCGAAATAGATGACCGAAGATGTTGCCCATAAGGTTGTACTGAGGATCGAAATATTGATTTTAGCAGCGATCGAGCTTAACACCAAGATATTGTAAAGAGGTTTGCTGAAACCTCTTTACAATAGCTGTTTTCTGTCCGCTTGAGTTTGCTGTTCAGGTGGAGATGCCATATTCCAGCAATTTTACTTAGTTAACTCATGGCGATCCGGAAAAATGTTTTTATACTACTTCTAAGTCGCGCAGATAGTAAAACCGATCGCTATCGATATCCTGTCCTTCATCACATCCTAAGTAGCCTGTCAGCGGCGAGCAAAGTTCCATCAGTACCCCGTGCAATTCTTCCCGATTTAAAAAAGGCGGTGGCGCGTCAGCACTGGCATAATAGCCTTGCAATTCACTAAACTTAACACTTTCTGTATTACTTTTTTTTAAAATATGCTTGACTAACTGCACAAGGTACGATCGCAACTTTAGTTTACTGTAAACCAATTCGATATATTTCTCAACTGCATTATCAGCTTCTCCTGGATTCTGACAATCTTTCAGTTTAAATATATCTACGGCTCCAGGATACTGGCTTTGCAATTTGGCCAGTTTCTCAAGGGTTCCCGGTTGAATATCATCCATATCTTGTATCTTTGCTGCATTTTCAAGTATAATGTTCATTTTAGCTCAGTCGCTCGACATCTCGCGGATAAAGTAGAATCCATCGCTATCTTAAATTAATTTACCCCCATTCATCTATTTCTGCTGGGAATTTAAAGAAGAAGAATCCTCTGGTATAGAAATTTCTTCAGGAGGTATCCAGACAACTTTACCATCTCGCCACGCGGCTACAGGATTACCTAAAACTTTGTGTTTCCAAACAGCTTTTTGCACGGCTCGATTCAAAGCTCGATCGATCGAGATTCCCTCAGAAAAAATTTCTCCAATCCTTTGTTCATTTGTTGCATTCATTAGCTAAATACCTTTTTAATATTTCCCCATGTACTATTTTCATAAATTACCTCTTCAATTATTCCTCTGCCAGAAGCGATTAGGCAAGTTTCGGCTGGATTAGAATTATCATAAAACCGCCAGCTATCTGCTAAAGGTTGGTATAATTGAAAGAAATTTTGGATACCTGAATTATACCGCCTTCGTATAGTTTCTTCCGGGACATTATGACCGCCTTCGCGAACTCTTTGTTGGACGCGAGCGATCGCAACCTCTGGGCTAGGTAACCAAAGGAAAAGGAGGTAAAATACATAACCTGCTTGGCGTAAGTTAGCAATCCAAGGAGCAAAAGTTCGACTAGCTAGAGTAGTTTCAAAGGCAAAATTTGCTCTTTGATTGGCTAGTTGTTGTAATCGTTCTAGCATAATTCTTCCAGCTTGAAATGCCACTGCTTCTGGAGCAAATGCCGATAATCCTTGCGCGATCGCATCCGCGTTGACAAATTCATTTACTCCAAGCGTTTCTTGTAATAAGATAGGGGCAACTGTCGATTTCCCCGCACCATTTGGCCCTGCTATAACAATTAAGTTTGGCATATTCAAGCGGTTTATTCTATTGGCAAATCGCGGAGAAAGCAAAAGCGATCGCTCTGCCAATCACTACCTTTTTTCCGTCCTAAGTAACCTGTTAAAGGCGAGGAAAGTTCTAGGAGTAATTCGTGAACCAATCGTAAATCCTCTGGTTTAAAGGTTTGTTCCTTTTCCTTAAACACGGCATTATATTGGACACGAACTTCGGCTGTT of the Aerosakkonema funiforme FACHB-1375 genome contains:
- a CDS encoding zeta toxin family protein is translated as MPNLIVIAGPNGAGKSTVAPILLQETLGVNEFVNADAIAQGLSAFAPEAVAFQAGRIMLERLQQLANQRANFAFETTLASRTFAPWIANLRQAGYVFYLLFLWLPSPEVAIARVQQRVREGGHNVPEETIRRRYNSGIQNFFQLYQPLADSWRFYDNSNPAETCLIASGRGIIEEVIYENSTWGNIKKVFS